The region ATCCCTGAATATTCGCCGGCATAAGTGTAAGCGCTTTTGAATAGAGTGTAATCGCATCAGGAATGGTTCTCTCGTTCATCGAAAGCACCTTTGCAAGCATGAAACAGGTATTCGGATTATCGGGATTCAGTTGATAGACTGCCCTGAATGCCTGTTCGGCCCGTGCAAAGTCATTCCTGTTCATATAGATGATTCCGAGATTATGGAGAGCCTGGGCATTGTTGGAATCGATTCTCAGCGTGGTTATAAAACTGTTTTCCGCCTTTCCGTACTCCTTCATCATAAGCTGGACCGTTCCGAGGCGATTATACGTGTCCACATCATTCCGGTATCTGAGTACGGCGTTGAAAGACTGTTCGGCTTTCTCATATTCCTTTTTATCCATGTAAATCGTTCCGAGACTGAAGTATGCATCGGCAAGATCGGGATCGTACTTTATTGCGGTTTCGAGTCTTGCCTGCGCTTTATCGATATCACCTTTCGCCAGGAGAATCAATCCGATCCCGGAGTGCCCCGGAGCGAACTTCGGATTAATTTTCAGCGATTTCTCAAATAACTGCTGCGCTTTGTCATACTGTTTCCTGGTCAGATACAATTCACCAAGGTTCTGGTAACTGAGCGGTTCATCGGGAGCGAGTTTTAAAGCGATCTCGAATTCTTTCTCTGCCTCATCGATCCTGTTCTGCCTTGTCAGCAGATAACCGAGATAACGGTGCGAATCGAGAAAGTTCGGATTCATCTGGATGGATTGACGGTATGATTTTTCCGCTTCTTCAAATTTTTCATACTGTTCCAGTTTCTGCCCTCTTCGCGCATATGAATAGTAATCGACGAAACTCTCATATATCTGCCCGATACCCCCCTGCCGCATGTTGACAAATTCCGGAATATTACGGGCTCTGTCGCTCGACGAGAACTGGGTCAGAAAAATCGGCGGACTGTCATTACCCTGTTCATCGATATGTTTCAGATAGAGCTCCGTATACGGCGAATTTTCTTTCGATGAAACCACGAGCCATCTGCTGTTAGGCGACCAGCTGTGCCAGGAATTCATGAGCTTCGAGTTATATTTAAGCATCCGCGGCTCGGCGGAAAAATCAGCGGGCATTATATACAGCTTGCTGTCCGGCTGGAGGAGCATGAAACTCCTTGCCCTGCAGAATACAATCCACTTGCCATCGGGGGAACACTTTGCGAAGTAATTGCTCATGCCGTTATTCGAGGCGCCTTTTACCGGCTCTGGTGTTCCTCCCTTTCCATCGTTAAACGGAACCATGTACAAGTCGAAGGCGAAGGTGGCCGCATTGGCGGTATCCTCGATGTACTGTTCTCCTCCGAGAATGATTGAGGACTGCCCCCTCGTAAGAACAATATTCTTGGTCTTATCGGTTCTTACAAATTCCGGAATCGGCGCCCGCGCGAAAATGAGGTATTTTCCATCGGCAGTCCATGATGGATTCGACTGGACAAATCTGGTGTCATTGGCGCCGGGTAATGAATCTATTTTCTTCTTTTCCCTGTCATAGAAACCGATGATTCCCTTGACCGGGAAAAACAGTTGCGAGAAGGCAAGATCGGTGTTCTTCCCAAGAAAGATGACCCGGTCCTTCAATGTCGTTGCAACAAACCTGCCATCGGGAGAAATCTGAGCGAGAAGACCGAAGGTAAACTCGCCTTCCTCACGTTTGTAATCGCTCCAGGTAATGAGTTTCTCCCGCGTCAGAAAGATATGCTCCTCCGTGGGTGTGATGACGTAGGAACCCTTGTCGCCGCCGGAATCGACATCCATGGCGAGCGTCGCACCGTCCTGGGTAAAGGAGTGACAGTTCCCGCATACGGGGAGGTTTTCCAGAACCACCGGCGGGCGCTCGCTCTTCGAAATATCCCCGAGCCGCCACTGTATGAGCTCCATTTTCTCGCGGGCGAAGTCAAACGGCAGCGGC is a window of bacterium DNA encoding:
- a CDS encoding tetratricopeptide repeat protein — protein: MAKRTDKKGLIVLLVIICAGILYVFIPNFSKKELTVLSPYNESLFPPEIAPATFRWEDKFSGANVWKLRIQFGDGTNPIIEQSEIPQWTPKRDVWETIKQRSLEKKATVTITGVKKDLAGKIMTRFKTLSENRITISTSADSVGAPIFYRDVPLPFDFAREKMELIQWRLGDISKSERPPVVLENLPVCGNCHSFTQDGATLAMDVDSGGDKGSYVITPTEEHIFLTREKLITWSDYKREEGEFTFGLLAQISPDGRFVATTLKDRVIFLGKNTDLAFSQLFFPVKGIIGFYDREKKKIDSLPGANDTRFVQSNPSWTADGKYLIFARAPIPEFVRTDKTKNIVLTRGQSSIILGGEQYIEDTANAATFAFDLYMVPFNDGKGGTPEPVKGASNNGMSNYFAKCSPDGKWIVFCRARSFMLLQPDSKLYIMPADFSAEPRMLKYNSKLMNSWHSWSPNSRWLVVSSKENSPYTELYLKHIDEQGNDSPPIFLTQFSSSDRARNIPEFVNMRQGGIGQIYESFVDYYSYARRGQKLEQYEKFEEAEKSYRQSIQMNPNFLDSHRYLGYLLTRQNRIDEAEKEFEIALKLAPDEPLSYQNLGELYLTRKQYDKAQQLFEKSLKINPKFAPGHSGIGLILLAKGDIDKAQARLETAIKYDPDLADAYFSLGTIYMDKKEYEKAEQSFNAVLRYRNDVDTYNRLGTVQLMMKEYGKAENSFITTLRIDSNNAQALHNLGIIYMNRNDFARAEQAFRAVYQLNPDNPNTCFMLAKVLSMNERTIPDAITLYSKALTLMPANIQG